The window GCGGGGGCGCGGTCTACGGGGAGCCGGTTTACCTGCCGTGCGATGAGGCTCACCCCATCCGCCCGCTCTGCCCGTATGGGGTCACCAAATTCATCGTGGAGCAATACCTGGCGCTGTTCCATCACCATTATGGGCTGCGCTATACCGTCCTGCGCTACCCGAACGTGTATGGCCCCCGACAGGATCCGGAGGGGGAGGCCGGGGTGGTGGCCATCTTCATCGGGAGGATGTTGCGGGACGAGCCGGTGGTGATCAACGGCACGGGCGAGCAGATGCGGGATTTCGTGTATGTGGAGGACGTGGTGGAGGCGAACCGGATGGCCCTGGAGAACGGGGATGCGGAGGTTTTCAACCTGGGGAGCGGGCGGGGAACCACGGTGAACGAGATCTTCCAGATGCTGGCGGCCATCACCGGCTACCGTCGGGAGCCGATCTATGGCCCGCCGAAACCCGGGGAGACCTTCCGTATCTATCTGAGCGCCAAGCGGGCGGAACAGGCCTGGGGCTGGCGGCCGCGGGTGGACCTGGAGGAGGGACTGGAGCGGACCGTGGCCTTCTTCCGGGCTCGGCGGTGAGGGGAGCCTCCCATGGAGCGTTTGCAACCCTATCTGGATGCCCTCCGCCGCTGGTGGTGGTTCCCGGTGCTGTGCGCCCTCCTGGCCGGGCTGGGCGGTTACGTCTACACCCGGCAGCAACGAC is drawn from Thermoflexus hugenholtzii and contains these coding sequences:
- a CDS encoding SDR family oxidoreductase yields the protein MKCLVTGGAGFIGSHVVDALIADGHEVVVVDNLSTGRRENLNPRARFYEVDIRSPALAEVFERERPEVVNHHAAQMSVRISMADPMYDADVNVLGSLNLIRLSLQYGVKKFIYISSGGAVYGEPVYLPCDEAHPIRPLCPYGVTKFIVEQYLALFHHHYGLRYTVLRYPNVYGPRQDPEGEAGVVAIFIGRMLRDEPVVINGTGEQMRDFVYVEDVVEANRMALENGDAEVFNLGSGRGTTVNEIFQMLAAITGYRREPIYGPPKPGETFRIYLSAKRAEQAWGWRPRVDLEEGLERTVAFFRARR